A part of Corynebacterium mustelae genomic DNA contains:
- a CDS encoding fibrinogen-like YCDxxxxGGGW domain-containing protein, with translation MLRNRGLWALLISVLCLFPGNMAVAQEPVSVRDGRTEATAAGSCWEIKQRFPHSRTGVYWLLTPQMNAPQQFFCDQEMSGGGWVLIGRGRENWDRYPDGKGNPADLLHRNRTPEDFPAVQLPEATINGLLGGTPVNSLRTGMRVVRTTNNRGTDWQTVDMRPNKMQEWTWALASDDVAAYRFNEGFWNTSGAMSSVFGFDSAWHAMDLSMTSARKFRIGFGYGRSAAGGSDSPTSYLWSANGIAPLPYAELYIRPEISSDGFEQIPDSGTPAIADRALAANFASRTTWGVTGNLNGRKAEGNSPVQAFAEIGETVYVGGNFTHAEQRSTGTKVPRTAVAAFDKTTGDLRESFSLTLDNQVKSLAALPDGRLLIGGDFKTANGQRHVGTVVVDPNTGAIDPNWTLQVSSRLASGIVSVTSLSVSGDHVYIGGNFTHLSSNQVNNVYARAAGRVRLDGNPDRSWNPEFNGTVVDIDTSPTGDRFYAAGYFTKSSGTSASNAAIISTEAGAAVVPGFEFVGSTPSRKNYQQAIDDSGELLFVGGSEHNLYGYDRHSLNRVSGSITKNIGGDLQAIATNGDIVYAGCHCSDSVYENSYTWPSLNRDWTKVDNIQWVGAWDAKTGAQLGQFSPYMLRSNNAGAWSLFLASDGALWVGGDFVGSRTSMNAAQWNGGWVRYPARDAIAPQTPSSLWAGATTDTSVDLRWEPVTDAVSYDILRDDRVIATSTNPAVTVPRSGSDRFFVRAVDAAGNRSASTPVFTPGEAGTSPILIDQGATWSYLYDQAEPAANWNRPEFDRAQWATGPAPLGYGGNNLSTTITPPRGSNRPISTKFAHDFTVTDPKSFTEASLEYVADDGAVVYVNGIEVSRTRMPEGRITADTRATQAVSATVAAAERSRVAIPSSLLLPGKNTIAVETHLNYRSSSSLTFDATLRITNNDPAPEKPPAPRNNIVIPEGTEWHYWYDLEEPETDGDLADWQTGLAPIGWGDPHAATPLDVPVAQRARTAYFARDLELSELDGKTLKLSVRADDGVVVKINGVEVGRKRMGDGVVTHNSYADKSVNLNTALSDLLEITVPKEVLRNGQNRIVVETHLNYRSTPTMSFEMSATLVS, from the coding sequence GTGCTTCGGAATCGTGGCCTATGGGCCTTATTAATTAGCGTCTTGTGTTTGTTCCCCGGAAACATGGCTGTCGCCCAAGAGCCAGTCAGTGTTCGGGATGGTCGGACTGAAGCTACGGCTGCCGGTTCTTGTTGGGAAATCAAACAACGGTTTCCTCATAGCCGTACCGGTGTGTACTGGCTTCTAACCCCACAGATGAACGCACCACAGCAGTTCTTTTGCGATCAAGAAATGAGCGGCGGTGGTTGGGTACTCATCGGTCGTGGCCGAGAAAATTGGGACCGGTACCCGGATGGCAAAGGTAATCCAGCTGACTTGCTGCACCGCAACCGTACACCAGAAGATTTCCCTGCCGTGCAGTTGCCCGAAGCAACCATTAACGGGCTTCTAGGCGGAACGCCAGTAAATTCTCTGCGGACGGGAATGCGGGTTGTACGTACCACAAATAACCGCGGTACCGACTGGCAAACCGTCGATATGCGTCCTAATAAAATGCAGGAATGGACCTGGGCTCTCGCATCTGATGATGTTGCTGCCTACCGATTCAATGAGGGCTTCTGGAACACGAGTGGCGCCATGTCGAGCGTATTTGGATTTGATTCCGCTTGGCACGCCATGGATTTATCTATGACATCTGCTCGGAAATTCCGCATAGGCTTTGGCTACGGCAGATCAGCAGCTGGTGGAAGCGATTCGCCCACCAGTTACCTATGGAGTGCCAATGGTATAGCGCCACTTCCATATGCCGAGCTGTACATCCGCCCAGAGATTTCCTCTGACGGTTTTGAGCAGATTCCGGACAGCGGAACCCCAGCCATTGCCGACCGCGCATTGGCCGCTAACTTTGCCTCTCGAACCACTTGGGGTGTTACTGGAAACCTCAATGGCCGTAAAGCAGAAGGAAACTCACCAGTTCAGGCATTTGCCGAAATCGGTGAAACAGTCTACGTTGGCGGAAACTTCACCCATGCCGAACAACGCTCAACCGGCACCAAAGTACCGCGTACTGCTGTCGCGGCATTCGATAAAACCACCGGTGATCTCCGTGAGTCGTTCAGCTTGACTCTTGACAACCAAGTCAAGTCGCTTGCTGCACTACCGGACGGTCGATTGCTAATCGGTGGCGATTTTAAAACTGCCAATGGTCAACGCCATGTGGGAACGGTTGTAGTCGATCCAAATACTGGTGCTATTGACCCCAATTGGACACTTCAGGTTTCGAGTAGGCTGGCATCCGGTATCGTCAGTGTGACATCGCTGTCAGTTTCTGGTGACCATGTCTATATTGGTGGAAACTTCACGCACCTATCATCAAATCAAGTCAACAACGTTTATGCTCGCGCCGCTGGCCGGGTACGACTTGACGGAAATCCAGATCGTTCCTGGAACCCTGAATTCAATGGTACGGTCGTCGACATTGACACCTCACCGACCGGAGACCGGTTCTATGCGGCAGGGTACTTTACAAAGTCAAGCGGGACTAGCGCATCGAATGCTGCCATCATCTCCACCGAAGCAGGCGCAGCCGTCGTGCCTGGCTTTGAGTTTGTTGGAAGTACTCCAAGTCGTAAAAACTATCAACAAGCGATCGATGACTCAGGTGAATTGCTTTTCGTAGGCGGTTCTGAACATAACTTGTACGGTTACGATCGCCACAGCCTCAATCGAGTATCGGGTTCAATTACGAAGAACATCGGTGGCGATCTCCAAGCAATCGCGACAAATGGTGATATTGTTTATGCTGGTTGCCACTGTTCAGATAGTGTTTATGAAAACTCATACACCTGGCCTTCGCTCAATCGTGATTGGACCAAAGTAGACAATATCCAGTGGGTTGGTGCCTGGGACGCAAAGACTGGCGCTCAGCTGGGACAGTTCTCCCCATACATGCTTCGCTCGAATAATGCCGGTGCATGGAGCCTGTTCCTCGCATCGGACGGAGCGCTGTGGGTTGGCGGTGACTTTGTAGGCTCACGTACCTCTATGAATGCTGCCCAATGGAACGGCGGTTGGGTACGCTATCCGGCCCGCGACGCAATTGCCCCGCAAACGCCTAGCTCGCTGTGGGCCGGCGCAACCACCGACACGTCCGTTGATTTGCGGTGGGAACCAGTCACCGATGCGGTTTCTTATGATATTTTGCGTGATGATCGTGTGATAGCAACATCAACCAATCCAGCCGTTACTGTGCCAAGGTCTGGATCTGATAGATTCTTCGTCCGAGCTGTCGATGCAGCAGGGAATCGTTCGGCTTCCACACCAGTATTCACCCCTGGCGAAGCTGGAACTTCACCTATCCTCATCGATCAAGGTGCAACCTGGTCCTATCTATATGATCAGGCAGAGCCTGCGGCGAACTGGAATCGGCCTGAATTCGATCGTGCGCAGTGGGCAACCGGACCGGCCCCTCTTGGTTACGGTGGAAACAACCTTTCCACCACGATCACACCGCCACGTGGTTCAAACCGTCCTATCTCTACTAAGTTCGCACATGACTTTACAGTGACTGACCCGAAGTCATTTACTGAAGCTTCCTTGGAATACGTTGCCGACGACGGAGCCGTAGTGTACGTCAACGGTATCGAGGTAAGTCGGACACGTATGCCAGAGGGACGTATTACCGCAGATACCCGAGCTACCCAAGCAGTATCCGCTACAGTAGCTGCCGCGGAGCGTAGCCGGGTAGCAATACCGTCATCGCTGTTGTTGCCGGGTAAAAACACAATCGCAGTGGAAACACATCTGAATTACCGTTCTAGCTCCTCACTGACGTTCGACGCGACGCTTCGGATTACCAATAATGATCCCGCACCAGAAAAACCGCCTGCTCCTCGGAATAACATCGTTATTCCGGAAGGCACAGAATGGCACTATTGGTATGACCTAGAGGAGCCAGAAACCGATGGTGACTTAGCGGATTGGCAGACAGGGCTCGCGCCGATAGGTTGGGGCGATCCGCACGCTGCAACACCGTTGGACGTTCCGGTCGCACAACGCGCTCGCACGGCATATTTTGCCCGCGACCTGGAGCTATCAGAACTTGATGGAAAAACTCTTAAACTTTCGGTTCGCGCTGATGACGGGGTTGTCGTGAAGATAAACGGTGTCGAAGTCGGCAGGAAGCGGATGGGTGATGGAGTAGTTACACACAATTCATACGCTGATAAGTCAGTCAACCTCAATACTGCGCTATCAGATCTTTTGGAGATAACTGTGCCAAAAGAGGTTCTCAGAAACGGTCAGAATAGGATTGTGGTCGAAACCCACCTTAATTACAGGTCAACACCTACAATGAGTTTTGAAATGTCTGCTACGCTAGTCTCATAA
- the rplN gene encoding 50S ribosomal protein L14, with product MIQQESRLKVADNTGAREILCIRVLGGSTRRFAGIGDVIVATVKEATPGGNVKAGEIVKAVVVRAKKETRRPDGSYIRFDENAAVIIKNDNEPRGTRIFGPVARELRDKKFMKIVSLAPEVI from the coding sequence GTGATTCAGCAAGAATCGCGTCTGAAGGTCGCCGACAACACTGGTGCACGTGAGATTCTGTGCATCCGCGTTCTTGGTGGCTCCACTCGACGTTTTGCTGGCATTGGCGACGTTATTGTCGCAACTGTCAAGGAAGCAACCCCAGGTGGCAACGTTAAGGCCGGCGAAATTGTCAAGGCCGTCGTTGTGCGCGCAAAGAAGGAAACCCGTCGTCCAGACGGTTCTTACATCCGCTTTGATGAGAACGCAGCTGTCATCATCAAGAATGACAATGAGCCACGCGGTACCCGTATCTTCGGCCCTGTTGCTCGTGAATTGCGTGACAAGAAGTTCATGAAGATTGTTTCTCTCGCTCCGGAGGTGATCTAA
- the rplE gene encoding 50S ribosomal protein L5 codes for MSENYTPRLKTRYREEIRTKLNEEFNYDNVMEIPNVVKVVVNMGVGDAARDSKLINGALEDLTAITGQKPELRRAKKSIANFKLREGMPIGARVTLRGDRMWEFLDRLLTVALPRIRDFRGLSDQQFDGHGNYTFGLTEQTMFYEIDVDKVDRPRGMDITVVTSATNNDEGRALLRELGFPFKKND; via the coding sequence ATGAGCGAGAATTACACTCCCCGGTTGAAGACTCGCTATCGCGAGGAAATCCGTACCAAGCTCAACGAAGAATTCAACTATGACAACGTTATGGAAATTCCTAACGTTGTGAAGGTTGTTGTGAACATGGGTGTGGGCGACGCCGCACGTGACTCCAAGCTCATCAATGGTGCGCTGGAAGATCTCACCGCAATTACTGGCCAGAAGCCAGAGCTGCGTCGCGCTAAGAAATCCATCGCTAACTTCAAGTTGCGCGAAGGCATGCCAATCGGTGCCCGCGTTACCCTGCGTGGCGATCGCATGTGGGAATTCCTGGACCGTCTGCTGACTGTCGCACTGCCACGTATTCGTGACTTCCGCGGCCTTTCTGATCAGCAGTTCGACGGCCACGGTAACTACACCTTCGGCCTGACTGAGCAGACTATGTTCTACGAAATCGACGTTGATAAGGTTGACCGGCCACGCGGTATGGACATCACCGTTGTGACTTCCGCAACCAACAACGACGAAGGCCGTGCGCTTCTGCGCGAACTCGGCTTCCCGTTCAAGAAGAACGACTAA
- a CDS encoding WecB/TagA/CpsF family glycosyltransferase → MTHDLAVEKLAQAMVKPGTVVTWLNHWSIQHANWNALAETTSIGFDGTLLQIVLNRNGYAIGRTSADLVLPVLFNEMLEAGKNIVLIGAAPGVAEKAAERITRHTVFAFNGFDDLAEIRKNPTRIGITAPDVIVLGLGALLQDEVAIEMHQAFPDAIVCTAGGWIDQFAKNEQYFPPWVHRYRLGWAWRIAHEPRRLLRRYTIDAVAFVLRHRRYLAKLAELNRIATRYSLDKTDL, encoded by the coding sequence ATGACTCATGATCTTGCCGTAGAAAAACTCGCACAAGCAATGGTTAAGCCAGGTACTGTGGTTACCTGGCTTAACCATTGGTCTATTCAACACGCTAATTGGAATGCACTAGCCGAAACTACTTCCATAGGTTTCGATGGTACGTTGTTGCAAATTGTGCTCAATAGGAATGGGTATGCCATTGGACGGACATCAGCGGATTTGGTTCTGCCAGTGCTGTTTAATGAGATGCTAGAGGCTGGCAAGAACATTGTTCTTATCGGTGCCGCTCCGGGGGTAGCGGAGAAAGCCGCAGAACGAATCACCCGCCATACCGTTTTTGCGTTTAATGGCTTCGATGATTTGGCGGAAATACGGAAGAATCCGACACGCATTGGTATAACCGCGCCGGACGTTATTGTTTTAGGTCTCGGGGCGCTGCTGCAAGATGAAGTCGCTATCGAAATGCATCAAGCTTTTCCAGATGCAATTGTCTGTACTGCCGGTGGGTGGATCGACCAGTTTGCGAAAAATGAACAGTACTTTCCACCCTGGGTGCATCGGTATCGGCTCGGATGGGCATGGCGGATAGCTCATGAACCTCGCCGCCTATTGCGGCGTTATACGATAGATGCGGTGGCGTTTGTACTTCGCCACCGCAGGTATCTCGCAAAACTTGCTGAATTAAATCGGATCGCGACCCGATACTCGTTGGATAAAACGGATCTCTAG
- a CDS encoding alpha/beta hydrolase → MRLFSSFVAAVSIGAAMCAVPATAQSSFPEIPEQALVSSGSTESIFHNLVTAIANSPGSTPNRLEDALKKAQRLGVTDSEALKGLTSSDGEYPLETDPKIEKLELLRRVDEPGLRIQRWYVASPAMQRVVEVQVMLQKDPSTPAPMLYLLDGISAPSYPGWLREGKLIETMADENVTIAIPTQASASLYADWVNDDPALGRNKWETLITEELPQILESGQDGVNFNGKRAIGGLSMGGGSAVRIAAKNPQVFDATMGMSGCYSTTDPIGRAISKIMVQGRGGNPTNMWGPETSPEWAKNDVTLNPEGLRNMAVYLFTADGHITEGDKQLHKGRPFFELPAAAVLEQGTFRCTQKLEQAMKDAGMTHQTVVYQHGGVHNWLLFAQQLGPAWASVKSALY, encoded by the coding sequence ATGCGTCTCTTTTCATCTTTCGTGGCTGCCGTGTCTATAGGGGCGGCCATGTGCGCGGTTCCAGCAACCGCCCAATCGTCGTTTCCGGAGATTCCCGAACAGGCGTTGGTGAGCTCCGGTTCCACCGAATCGATTTTCCATAATCTGGTTACCGCCATCGCCAACTCGCCAGGTTCGACCCCTAACCGACTAGAAGATGCATTGAAGAAGGCTCAGCGATTGGGGGTCACTGACTCGGAGGCTCTGAAAGGGCTGACTAGTTCCGACGGTGAATACCCCTTGGAGACTGACCCCAAGATTGAAAAGCTTGAGCTGCTGCGCCGCGTCGATGAACCTGGCCTGCGGATTCAGCGGTGGTACGTCGCCTCACCCGCCATGCAGCGGGTGGTGGAAGTTCAGGTAATGCTGCAAAAAGACCCAAGCACCCCGGCGCCGATGCTGTATTTGCTGGACGGTATCAGCGCCCCGTCCTATCCGGGTTGGCTGCGGGAAGGCAAATTGATCGAGACGATGGCGGATGAGAACGTCACCATCGCAATCCCTACCCAGGCAAGCGCGTCGCTTTATGCGGATTGGGTGAACGACGATCCGGCCTTGGGGCGGAATAAATGGGAAACCTTGATTACCGAGGAATTGCCACAGATTCTCGAGTCCGGTCAGGACGGGGTGAATTTTAACGGCAAGCGGGCGATTGGCGGTTTGTCGATGGGTGGTGGTTCCGCAGTTCGCATCGCGGCGAAGAACCCCCAGGTCTTTGATGCAACGATGGGCATGTCCGGCTGCTATTCCACGACTGATCCGATCGGGCGCGCGATTAGCAAGATCATGGTGCAGGGGCGTGGCGGCAACCCGACAAACATGTGGGGTCCGGAAACTAGCCCTGAGTGGGCGAAGAATGACGTGACCCTTAACCCGGAAGGCCTGCGCAATATGGCGGTGTATCTGTTTACCGCCGATGGGCATATTACCGAAGGCGATAAGCAGTTGCACAAGGGACGTCCATTTTTTGAATTACCAGCCGCTGCGGTGCTGGAACAGGGCACTTTCCGCTGCACTCAAAAGCTGGAACAGGCAATGAAAGACGCCGGAATGACTCACCAGACTGTGGTCTACCAGCACGGTGGGGTGCACAATTGGTTATTGTTTGCGCAACAATTAGGCCCAGCATGGGCATCGGTGAAGTCGGCACTGTACTAG
- the rplX gene encoding 50S ribosomal protein L24, producing MKIHKGDMVVVISGPDKGAQGKVIQAFPKTNKVLVEGVNRIKKHVANSAPERGASSGGIVTQEAPIHVSNVMVLDSDGNPTRVGYRFDENGKKVRISRRNGKDI from the coding sequence ATGAAGATCCATAAGGGCGACATGGTCGTCGTAATCTCCGGCCCAGACAAGGGCGCTCAGGGCAAAGTCATCCAGGCTTTCCCAAAGACCAACAAGGTTCTGGTCGAAGGCGTTAACCGCATCAAGAAGCACGTTGCTAATTCCGCACCAGAGCGTGGCGCTTCTTCCGGTGGCATTGTGACACAGGAAGCACCAATCCACGTGTCCAACGTGATGGTTCTGGATTCCGATGGCAATCCAACCCGCGTTGGCTACCGGTTTGATGAGAACGGCAAGAAGGTCCGTATCTCCCGTCGCAATGGGAAGGACATCTAA
- a CDS encoding DUF4303 domain-containing protein — MSATGIVADPELTAAIAEATWYAVTTLHEAHGSDFYQYSLCTTGEALRPYLSATKPGMDWWDLFDGPFALWGEEYMSKLHDVFDARWNPHRLDADYDAYCDARYRSMEETLKQLDSEGLFGTGEKRKKTLIGVLVVPPDATNTEQMIRLNPPGELLDRWLDECDES; from the coding sequence ATGAGTGCAACTGGTATTGTGGCGGACCCGGAGCTGACGGCAGCAATTGCGGAAGCGACGTGGTATGCGGTTACCACTTTGCATGAAGCACACGGATCGGATTTTTACCAATACAGTTTGTGTACCACGGGCGAGGCATTGCGGCCGTATTTATCGGCGACGAAGCCCGGGATGGATTGGTGGGATCTGTTTGATGGCCCCTTTGCGTTGTGGGGTGAGGAATACATGTCAAAGTTGCACGACGTTTTTGATGCGCGTTGGAATCCACATCGTCTGGACGCGGACTATGACGCATATTGTGATGCGCGGTACCGTTCGATGGAGGAAACACTGAAGCAACTTGATAGTGAGGGGCTTTTCGGTACCGGTGAGAAGCGGAAGAAGACGCTTATCGGGGTGTTGGTTGTGCCCCCGGACGCCACAAATACCGAGCAGATGATTCGGCTTAATCCACCAGGTGAATTATTGGATCGGTGGCTTGATGAATGCGATGAGTCTTAG
- a CDS encoding Abi family protein — protein MGMFSFYRSQVLTPMRYQKPHLSYDDQLKLLRAQGVIIDNWDESLSALRYYGYYRLSGYFYPFRQILPKEERQSPTNFRKEDFNPETHFNYAINLANFDSRLRKILFEDLEMAEIAIRTKIVYEAGKVDPYIHVNQDLLDIEACARLISTNPEAH, from the coding sequence ATGGGTATGTTTTCCTTTTATAGATCCCAGGTTTTAACTCCCATGCGCTACCAAAAACCTCACCTTTCATACGATGATCAACTTAAACTCTTGCGCGCGCAAGGCGTGATAATTGACAACTGGGATGAAAGCCTGAGCGCCCTCAGATACTACGGTTATTACAGGTTATCGGGGTATTTTTACCCTTTCCGCCAGATACTTCCAAAAGAAGAACGACAAAGTCCTACAAACTTCCGCAAAGAAGACTTTAACCCGGAAACCCACTTCAACTATGCGATAAACCTTGCAAATTTCGATTCCCGATTACGAAAAATCCTTTTCGAAGATCTCGAAATGGCAGAAATAGCGATACGAACGAAAATCGTATACGAAGCGGGAAAGGTGGATCCGTACATTCATGTAAACCAAGATTTATTAGACATAGAGGCCTGCGCACGATTGATTTCCACTAATCCTGAGGCACACTGA
- a CDS encoding sugar transferase — MSTYFSLDDVTGRWFPATIRRKQRSSSAFILIFSDLAVIAMAIVIPLCVSFYAQGFSTAEEATVGFIVSAITLCTTWIALLTLSGTHSSNADVNQSIPVQKIALATLLTFGMFAIADTIYLDSLPQWLFFATMPGGLLLLIGSRLAIQQFRLGFPATRQRTRNAVILSSSPTTECELAYLQTAQKYNLNLASWIDINQAYNSTSFENYILTELARHKADTLLVSMLCGLNAHQTQRLKWALEGSNIRLIFILPFNGVATGRMSVRSGVETALLEIKTSRYTGLYFSAKRLLDIVAASLGILLLAPLLAVIAIVIKLDDGGPVFFLQTRVGHNRQPFQMIKFRTMKTDAESQLAALTQAHDAGNEVLFKLKNDPRITAPGRFLRRYSLDELPQLFNVLLGDMTLIGPRPPLPREVARFEPHVLRKFLVKPGITGLWQTMGRSNLSWEESVKLDLYYVENCSAALDFSILARTFKAVLSKEGAY, encoded by the coding sequence GTGTCCACGTATTTTTCTTTGGACGATGTAACTGGACGGTGGTTCCCCGCTACCATCCGGAGAAAGCAACGTTCGTCCTCGGCGTTTATCCTGATTTTCAGCGATTTAGCCGTGATCGCAATGGCAATCGTTATTCCATTGTGCGTTAGCTTTTACGCCCAGGGCTTCTCCACAGCAGAAGAGGCCACCGTTGGCTTTATTGTGTCGGCAATTACATTGTGTACAACCTGGATCGCGTTATTGACACTATCGGGCACTCATTCGTCTAATGCTGATGTCAACCAATCCATCCCAGTGCAAAAGATAGCTTTGGCAACCCTACTAACTTTCGGAATGTTTGCCATAGCAGACACAATCTACTTAGATTCGCTTCCACAGTGGTTATTCTTCGCCACGATGCCAGGCGGACTGCTCCTACTTATCGGTTCCCGCTTAGCAATCCAACAGTTTAGGTTGGGATTTCCTGCTACGCGACAGCGCACCCGTAATGCAGTAATTCTTTCATCAAGCCCAACAACCGAATGTGAATTAGCATATCTACAGACCGCCCAGAAATATAATCTGAATCTGGCAAGTTGGATTGATATAAACCAGGCATATAATTCAACTTCCTTCGAAAACTACATTCTCACCGAATTGGCGCGGCACAAGGCAGATACATTATTAGTTTCCATGCTATGCGGTCTGAATGCTCATCAAACCCAACGCTTAAAGTGGGCACTTGAAGGATCCAATATTCGCTTGATCTTTATTCTCCCGTTCAATGGAGTGGCAACCGGCCGAATGAGCGTTCGGTCAGGCGTAGAAACTGCATTGCTCGAAATTAAAACTAGTCGATATACCGGACTTTACTTCTCGGCAAAACGACTACTCGACATCGTTGCCGCTTCCCTGGGCATTCTGCTGTTAGCGCCGCTGCTCGCAGTTATCGCTATAGTAATTAAGCTAGACGATGGCGGTCCGGTATTTTTCCTCCAAACTCGGGTGGGCCATAATCGTCAACCATTCCAGATGATTAAGTTTCGCACGATGAAAACCGACGCTGAATCCCAGTTAGCTGCCCTTACTCAGGCGCATGATGCTGGAAATGAGGTTTTGTTTAAGCTAAAGAACGACCCGCGTATTACTGCACCTGGCCGGTTCCTTCGCCGATACAGCCTTGATGAATTGCCGCAGCTATTTAACGTGCTATTGGGCGATATGACGCTCATTGGCCCTAGGCCACCATTACCACGGGAAGTTGCTCGATTCGAACCACACGTTCTGCGAAAGTTCCTTGTAAAACCAGGAATTACCGGGCTGTGGCAAACAATGGGCCGGTCCAACTTGTCGTGGGAGGAATCCGTCAAGCTCGATCTCTATTATGTCGAAAATTGCAGCGCGGCACTCGATTTCTCCATCCTGGCGCGTACGTTCAAGGCAGTATTGTCCAAAGAGGGCGCATACTAG
- a CDS encoding pentapeptide repeat-containing protein → MLFGKWGRRRNEDNVMDNSRLRARFVAAVERLNSATLWEQIAAVHALSALADDFPELYQQRVVNVLCGYLRGETHDRSTQEIQSAIVTEIADHLRDNRPPSTRWCGAEFDFRGTHFFCDVDFREVRFDVRADFRGASFSGNTLFVGAELCHCARFDSAVFSENAMFAGATFGDDVSFDSAVFGPGADFSKAAFGRGASFTDAIFGVDSWFYGAVFGEGSDFSQARFGDNTCFDQAVFGSITRWGGAEFGDFVSFEQSIFGDGTDFTDSVFGYNVSFARAEFGSGAEFESVQFGEDAWFISVIFHGSVSFAGALFDRGADFSFYDDADQSHPPKFAELPVVAGILCQPGDWPSGLPGSV, encoded by the coding sequence TTGTTGTTTGGTAAGTGGGGGCGTCGCCGAAACGAAGACAACGTCATGGACAATTCCCGGTTACGGGCACGGTTTGTTGCGGCGGTGGAACGGCTTAATTCGGCTACATTATGGGAGCAAATAGCGGCGGTGCATGCGCTATCGGCGCTTGCTGACGACTTCCCGGAGCTTTATCAACAACGAGTCGTTAATGTCCTCTGCGGCTATTTGCGTGGTGAAACGCATGATCGCAGTACCCAAGAAATCCAATCGGCGATCGTTACGGAAATAGCCGATCATCTGCGAGACAACAGGCCGCCCAGTACCCGGTGGTGTGGGGCGGAATTTGATTTTCGGGGCACACATTTTTTCTGTGACGTGGATTTTCGGGAAGTGCGCTTTGATGTACGAGCGGATTTTAGAGGGGCAAGCTTTAGTGGCAATACGTTATTCGTAGGTGCGGAATTGTGCCATTGCGCGCGCTTTGATTCGGCGGTGTTTAGCGAGAACGCGATGTTCGCTGGTGCGACTTTCGGTGACGATGTGAGTTTCGATTCGGCGGTGTTTGGCCCCGGGGCGGATTTTTCTAAGGCAGCTTTTGGCCGTGGCGCTTCGTTTACCGATGCGATTTTCGGGGTTGATTCTTGGTTCTATGGCGCTGTATTCGGAGAGGGCTCCGATTTTTCCCAGGCGCGGTTTGGGGATAATACGTGTTTTGACCAAGCGGTTTTCGGAAGCATAACCAGGTGGGGTGGCGCGGAATTCGGTGATTTCGTGTCATTCGAGCAAAGTATCTTTGGTGATGGCACTGATTTCACCGACTCTGTCTTTGGCTACAATGTGTCGTTTGCACGTGCCGAGTTTGGGTCTGGTGCTGAGTTTGAATCTGTGCAATTCGGTGAGGATGCATGGTTTATTTCTGTGATTTTTCATGGTTCGGTAAGCTTTGCAGGGGCATTGTTCGATAGAGGAGCCGACTTTAGTTTCTACGATGATGCTGACCAATCACATCCGCCTAAATTTGCGGAGCTCCCGGTAGTTGCGGGTATTTTATGCCAGCCGGGGGATTGGCCATCGGGTCTTCCGGGGAGTGTGTAA